The Gymnogyps californianus isolate 813 chromosome 5, ASM1813914v2, whole genome shotgun sequence genome contains a region encoding:
- the MAPK1IP1L gene encoding MAPK-interacting and spindle-stabilizing protein-like isoform X1, which yields MNVDRIKMSGTDDFSLADALPDQSPAKTSKVSSTKPGQQPGQPPQGWPASNPWNNPSAPPTAPTGLPPNTSASSVPFGPPPTGMYPSMPPGPPAPFPPPPTGPSCPPPGGPYPPPTVPGPVPPGQYPPPNMPFPELPRPYGGPTEPAAPPAPVGPWGSMPSGAWGPTMGGQYPAPSMPYPPPGPYSAPTQTPGAAPTVPWGTVPPGTWGPSPPGPFPPPTGSYPAPGLYPTPPNPFQVPSGPAGAPSMPGGPHPYR from the exons ATGAATGTGGATCGCAT caaaatgtcTGGAACTGATGATTTTTCG TTGGCAGATGCTTTACCAGATCAGTCGCCTGCTAAAACCTCCAAAGTGAGCAGTACAAAACCTGGTCAACAGCCTGGTCAGCCACCGCAGGGTTGGCCAGCTTCGAATCCTTGGAACAACCCAAGCGCTCCCCCTACGGCACCAACCGGACTGCCACCAAATACGTCCGCTTCCAGCGTGCCATTCGGACCTCCGCCAACAGGAATGTATCCTTCAATGCCCCCTGGACCGCCTGctccatttcctcctcctcctactGGACCCTCTTGCCCTCCTCCTGGTGGTCCATATCCACCCCCAACTGTGCCAGGTCCTGTCCCACCAGGGCAATATCCTCCACCAAATATGCCCTTTCCAGAGCTTCCAAGACCTTATGGTGGTCCAACAGAGCCAGCTGCACCTCCTGCTCCTGTTGGGCCATGGGGATCCATGCCCTCTGGAGCATGGGGACCAACAATGGGAGGGCAGTATCCTGCACCTAGCATGCCATATCCACCCCCAGGGCCATATTCCGCTCCTACCCAGACTCCAGGGGCTGCGCCAACAGTACCATGGGGTACGGTCCCACCTGGAACATGGGGACCTTCACCGCCAGGTCCATTTCCTCCACCCACAGGATCATATCCAGCTCCGGGACTATATCCTACGCCCCCTAATCCTTTTCAAGTGCCATCTGGTCCTGCTGGTGCTCCATCAATGCCTGGTGGTCCACAC CCTTACCGTTGA
- the MAPK1IP1L gene encoding MAPK-interacting and spindle-stabilizing protein-like isoform X2: MSGTDDFSLADALPDQSPAKTSKVSSTKPGQQPGQPPQGWPASNPWNNPSAPPTAPTGLPPNTSASSVPFGPPPTGMYPSMPPGPPAPFPPPPTGPSCPPPGGPYPPPTVPGPVPPGQYPPPNMPFPELPRPYGGPTEPAAPPAPVGPWGSMPSGAWGPTMGGQYPAPSMPYPPPGPYSAPTQTPGAAPTVPWGTVPPGTWGPSPPGPFPPPTGSYPAPGLYPTPPNPFQVPSGPAGAPSMPGGPHPYR, encoded by the exons atgtcTGGAACTGATGATTTTTCG TTGGCAGATGCTTTACCAGATCAGTCGCCTGCTAAAACCTCCAAAGTGAGCAGTACAAAACCTGGTCAACAGCCTGGTCAGCCACCGCAGGGTTGGCCAGCTTCGAATCCTTGGAACAACCCAAGCGCTCCCCCTACGGCACCAACCGGACTGCCACCAAATACGTCCGCTTCCAGCGTGCCATTCGGACCTCCGCCAACAGGAATGTATCCTTCAATGCCCCCTGGACCGCCTGctccatttcctcctcctcctactGGACCCTCTTGCCCTCCTCCTGGTGGTCCATATCCACCCCCAACTGTGCCAGGTCCTGTCCCACCAGGGCAATATCCTCCACCAAATATGCCCTTTCCAGAGCTTCCAAGACCTTATGGTGGTCCAACAGAGCCAGCTGCACCTCCTGCTCCTGTTGGGCCATGGGGATCCATGCCCTCTGGAGCATGGGGACCAACAATGGGAGGGCAGTATCCTGCACCTAGCATGCCATATCCACCCCCAGGGCCATATTCCGCTCCTACCCAGACTCCAGGGGCTGCGCCAACAGTACCATGGGGTACGGTCCCACCTGGAACATGGGGACCTTCACCGCCAGGTCCATTTCCTCCACCCACAGGATCATATCCAGCTCCGGGACTATATCCTACGCCCCCTAATCCTTTTCAAGTGCCATCTGGTCCTGCTGGTGCTCCATCAATGCCTGGTGGTCCACAC CCTTACCGTTGA